The genomic stretch CACCGACCATGAGCCGCTCTACATTCCGGAAAATGCCGTCGGGCCGGAAGGCGAGCCGGGCTTGTACGACAAGGTGAACCAAGGCGAAAGTTTCATCCAGAACCAGCAAGGCAAGATTTTCGTCAAAACCAATCAGTCGGGTTTCGTACCCCACCACGGGCGCACCGCGCCAAGACTACTGGCACGCATTCCGGGCTTTTTCCGCGCCACCCGCAACGAGCAGCGCATCCTCCAAAAGCGTGAAACGCTGAAAAAACAAATCGAGCGGCGGCGTTTAGAGCGGCGCAAGTTTATCCAGCAGAAACGCACCGAGCAGCGAAAAAAGCTGATTGAAGAAAAGACGCGGCGCCAAAAACAAAAGCGTGAGGAGCTTTTGAAGCAAAGGCAGCATGGCGAACATTCGGCGAAAGAGAAAAAACAGCAGCTCGAGCGGCTGCAGGAAATGCGCAAAGAGCGTGAAGGACGCGCCGAGCGCCAAGGCTCCGACGACAAAAGGCGGCTAAAGGAGAAAAACCGCCGGGAGCTTGATGAAGATGGGCGTGATGATCAACGA from Burkholderiales bacterium encodes the following:
- a CDS encoding FecR domain-containing protein; translated protein: MNKPSIWRAVFWLALFYFNPVHAATTAGVIELVEGDVKITRGGNPTLEPILGDSLEEGDTIVTGADGELQVSMEDGGFIAVRPNTRMKIEAYRAEGDADDKSILSLFQGTFRSITGWIGKYSRNNYQIKAPNATIGIRGTDHEPLYIPENAVGPEGEPGLYDKVNQGESFIQNQQGKIFVKTNQSGFVPHHGRTAPRLLARIPGFFRATRNEQRILQKRETLKKQIERRRLERRKFIQQKRTEQRKKLIEEKTRRQKQKREELLKQRQHGEHSAKEKKQQLERLQEMRKEREGRAERQGSDDKRRLKEKNRRELDEDGRDDQRRGGRDFDRESERGGDGRPGGGDHRGRHSSGHRQDL